A genome region from Rissa tridactyla isolate bRisTri1 chromosome 18, bRisTri1.patW.cur.20221130, whole genome shotgun sequence includes the following:
- the LOC128919031 gene encoding ubiquitin carboxyl-terminal hydrolase 42-like produces MALPQRILFPTAKICMDWQQRQRAGAGLDNLGNTCFLNSVLQCLTYTPPLANYLLSREHSQSCRQQGFCMMCIMEAHVKRVLHSSASAIQPWAVVNVLRRIGEHFEHGMQEDAHDFLRCTVDAMQRACLHGSSDLDISSEATTVIHQIFGGFLRSRVTCLSCRAVSDSYEAFLDVPLDIKAAASVTAALEDFVKPEQLDGNNCFKCRQCDKMVAASKRFTFHRVPKVLTLCLKRFGDFTGRKIRKAVKYPECLDLRPYVSQTAGEPLLYSLYAVLVHSGGSCHVGHYFCYTKASDGRWYQMDDSSVVLDDTDTVLRQQAYLLFYVRRQLLPASFGAVKSELPHVSPYLFLLAFRLLAWCKVLLVCSLKLANVEKRT; encoded by the exons ATGGCCCTGCCACAAAGGATCCTCTTTCCCACGGCGAAGATTTGCATGGACTGGCAGCAAAGACAGAGAGCTGGAGCGGGACTCGACAACCTGGGCAATACGTGCTTCCTCAACTCCGTGCTGCAGTGCCTGACGTACACCCCTCCTCTGGCCAACTACCTGCTCTCTCGTGAGCACAGTCAGTCGT GTCGTCAGCAAGGTTTCTGCATGATGTGCATAATGGAGGCACACGTGAAGCGGGTCCTGCATTCCTCAGCCAGTGCcatccagccctgggctgtggtCAATGTCCTCAGAC GCATAGGAGAACATTTTGAGCATGGCATGCAGGAAGATGCCCACGACTTCTTACGTTGTACTGTCGATGCCATGCAGAGAGCTTGTCTGCATGGCAGCAGCGA CCTGGACATCTCTTCCGAAGCAACTACCGTCATCCATCAAATATTTGGGGGCTTCCTGAGATCCAGAG TCACCTGCTTGAGCTGCAGAGCGGTTTCCGATTCCTACGAGGCCTTCCTGGATGTTCCTTTGGATATAAAA gcagccGCATCTGTCACCGCAGCTCTGGAGGACTTTGTGAAACCTGAGCAGCTGGATGGCAACAACTGCTTTAAATGCAGACA GTGTGACAAGATGGTTGCCGCCTCCAAGAGGTTTACGTTCCATCGTGTGCCCAAGGTTCTCACGCTGTGTCTGAAAAGGTTTGGAGACTTCACTGGCAGGAAGATCAGAAAG GCTGTGAAGTATCCCGAGTGCTTGGATCTTCGCCCGTACGTGTCTCAGACGGCTGGAGAACCGCTCCTCTACTCCTTATATGCTGTGCTGGTGCACAGCGGTGGCAGCTGTCATGTGGGGCACTATTTCTGCTACACAAAG GCCAGCGATGGACGGTGGTACCAGATGGATGATTCCTCTGTGGTTCTTGATGACACCGACACAGTTCTCAGGCAGCAAGCCTATTTACTGTTCTATGTCAG GAGACAATTACTACCTGCATCCTTTGGTGCTGTCAAATCTGAACTACCCCACGTCAGTCCTTACCTTTTCTTGCTGGCCTTTAGGCTGCTGGCCTGGTGTAAAGTGCTACTTGTCTGCTCTCTGAAGCTGGCTAATGTCGAGAAGaggacttaa